In a single window of the Pirellulales bacterium genome:
- a CDS encoding SufE family protein, producing MDQGERVKLDDIVAEFADLEPRERLELLLEFAENLPPLPTKYEAERNEGLHRIAECQTPTFIWVELIEGRVQVHAYVAPEAPTVKGFVGILVDAFSGSTPEAVLSTPEDLLKRLGLLESLGMVRMRGLAAVQHYIRQQVAKAAANS from the coding sequence ATGGATCAAGGTGAACGGGTGAAGCTGGATGACATTGTCGCGGAGTTTGCTGATTTGGAGCCGCGCGAACGGCTGGAGCTGCTGCTGGAATTTGCGGAAAATCTGCCGCCGCTGCCGACTAAATATGAAGCCGAGCGCAACGAGGGGCTACACCGAATTGCCGAGTGCCAAACGCCCACGTTCATTTGGGTCGAACTAATTGAGGGCCGCGTGCAAGTTCATGCCTACGTGGCTCCCGAAGCACCCACGGTGAAGGGCTTTGTCGGAATTCTTGTCGATGCCTTTAGCGGCTCAACTCCCGAAGCGGTGTTGTCTACCCCGGAAGATTTGCTCAAGCGCCTGGGCCTGTTGGAATCGCTAGGCATGGTCCGCATGCGTGGTCTTGCGGCGGTGCAACATTACATTCGCCAGCAAGTGGCCAAAGCGGCGGCGAATTCGTGA
- a CDS encoding sulfurtransferase, translating into MTSYAHPEVLVSTAWVAEHLNDSSVRIVESDEDVLLYTQGHIPGAVKIDWHTDLQDAIVRDYIGTQRFAELCQSKGIDNDTTVVFYGDKNNWWACYAFWVFKLYGHEKCLIMDGGRKRWELDNRPYTRDQEPSYPATHYVAKEPDLSIRAFREETQKHSRAGKPLVDVRSAGEYTGELLAMPDYPQEGALRGGHIPGALSIPWSKAVQEDGTFKPAKELEKLYCKENGLSRRGRTIAYCRIGERSSHTWFVLKYLLGFGNVKNYDGSWTEWGNMVGVPIAKGTEPGGVAPVANAEPASVSG; encoded by the coding sequence ATGACTTCCTACGCACACCCCGAGGTTTTGGTTTCCACCGCCTGGGTGGCCGAGCATTTGAACGACAGCAGCGTCCGGATTGTTGAATCCGACGAAGACGTATTGCTATATACCCAGGGACATATTCCTGGGGCGGTCAAAATCGACTGGCATACCGATTTGCAAGACGCCATTGTGCGCGATTACATTGGCACACAGCGCTTCGCCGAATTGTGCCAATCCAAGGGCATCGACAACGACACCACCGTTGTGTTTTACGGCGACAAAAACAACTGGTGGGCCTGCTATGCGTTCTGGGTGTTCAAGTTGTACGGCCACGAAAAGTGCTTGATTATGGACGGCGGCCGCAAACGCTGGGAGTTGGATAATCGCCCTTACACGCGCGATCAGGAACCGAGTTACCCGGCCACGCACTATGTGGCCAAGGAGCCCGATTTGTCGATCCGCGCTTTCCGCGAAGAAACGCAAAAACACAGCCGGGCCGGCAAGCCGCTGGTCGATGTCCGCTCCGCCGGCGAATATACCGGCGAGCTGCTGGCCATGCCCGACTATCCACAGGAAGGCGCTTTGCGTGGCGGGCACATTCCTGGCGCACTCAGCATTCCGTGGTCGAAGGCAGTGCAGGAGGACGGCACGTTCAAGCCCGCTAAGGAATTGGAAAAACTGTATTGCAAAGAAAACGGCCTGAGCCGCCGCGGCCGAACCATTGCTTACTGCCGGATTGGCGAACGGAGCAGCCATACATGGTTCGTGCTGAAATATCTGCTCGGCTTTGGCAACGTGAAAAATTACGACGGCTCCTGGACCGAATGGGGCAACATGGTGGGCGTGCCGATTGCCAAGGGAACTGAGCCGGGTGGGGTAGCACCGGTGGCAAATGCAGAGCCGGCTTCTGTGAGCGGGTGA
- a CDS encoding DUF1549 and DUF1553 domain-containing protein → MTPNQGLVAKCAARQRNGFAGQIVRVLFILITWSLAGWPFCAIAEDHVSAPSARISPAATAKPTGAAPAAEGIKSLLISKPSADRNSKSAKTGEFKTGDWPFRPLSRPDVPKLTKLGNWVRNPVDGFIGQKLEAAGIQPNAPADKLTLLRRVTFDLTGLPPTSEEQAAFLADSSPDAYAKVVDRLLASPRYGERWAQHWLDVVRYSETEGFKKDSLRPDAHRYRDYVIRAFNTDLPYDRFVREQIAGDELEPNNPEALIATGFIRLYPEDINASNMVQQRQEILDDITENTALAFMGLTVGCARCHDHKFDDIKQTDYYRLQACFAAILPADGVSIASKDQVENYDKRMDKWEQETKPIRDQIDHELADEREAARQDAISAYDPQTLAAINMPPEKRSCFQKQLVAEAEEWIDSRIARAYRRCDPEERKLYDQQMEELSKFDSIKPEPLPTAMSVTDGDGAPPPTCVLSGGNYLRPGQEVAPGFPEFLGASEPEIAPPAGTSNSTGRRGALAEWLTRADNPMTARVMINRLWANHFGQGIVATPNDFGAMGGNPSHPELLDWLAYEFISEGWHLKPIQRLMVLSATYCQASKIDPSTAVHAAALAADAADNLLWHTRRQRLEGEELRDAELQVSSQLNLRMYGDSAHPELPQVLEDTKYGWDPDQKPVDRNRRSIYVLAQRNMRLPLLETYDQPDMQNSCPRRTCTITAPQALEMLNGEGTEEAARQWSAKLLAECDHGDGQLDEAKLVRTAYTQAFGRLPRKSEIKNAEKFVEEQAATIAEESTPPLEKQLPTPLPAKFNRAKAAALVDFCHALMCSNEFLYVD, encoded by the coding sequence ATGACGCCCAACCAGGGGCTGGTCGCCAAATGTGCGGCCCGGCAACGCAACGGATTTGCGGGCCAAATTGTTAGAGTATTGTTCATCCTCATAACGTGGTCACTTGCCGGATGGCCGTTTTGCGCCATCGCGGAAGACCATGTTAGTGCACCCTCTGCGCGCATTAGCCCGGCGGCAACCGCGAAGCCAACCGGGGCAGCGCCTGCCGCCGAGGGAATCAAATCGCTTTTGATTTCCAAGCCATCGGCCGATCGCAATAGTAAGTCGGCAAAAACCGGAGAGTTCAAAACCGGCGACTGGCCGTTCCGACCGCTTTCGCGACCCGACGTGCCGAAGCTGACGAAGCTTGGCAATTGGGTGCGCAATCCGGTCGATGGCTTCATCGGACAGAAATTGGAAGCGGCCGGCATTCAGCCCAACGCGCCGGCCGATAAGCTCACCCTCTTGCGGCGGGTCACTTTCGATTTAACCGGCCTGCCGCCGACATCGGAAGAACAAGCTGCTTTTTTGGCTGATTCCTCCCCCGATGCCTATGCCAAAGTGGTCGATCGCTTGTTGGCATCGCCGCGCTATGGCGAACGCTGGGCACAGCATTGGCTCGATGTGGTTCGCTACAGCGAGACCGAGGGCTTCAAAAAAGACAGCCTGCGCCCCGATGCCCATCGTTACCGCGATTATGTCATCCGCGCCTTCAACACCGATTTGCCGTACGATCGCTTTGTCCGCGAGCAAATTGCCGGCGACGAGCTGGAGCCGAACAATCCCGAGGCGCTGATTGCCACCGGCTTCATTCGGCTCTATCCGGAAGACATCAACGCTTCCAACATGGTGCAGCAGCGGCAAGAAATTCTCGACGACATTACCGAGAACACCGCTTTGGCGTTCATGGGATTAACCGTCGGCTGTGCCCGCTGCCACGACCACAAGTTCGATGACATCAAGCAGACCGATTATTACCGCCTGCAAGCGTGTTTTGCCGCCATTTTGCCCGCCGACGGCGTTTCGATTGCCTCCAAAGACCAGGTCGAAAACTACGACAAGCGGATGGATAAATGGGAGCAGGAAACCAAGCCGATTCGCGATCAGATCGACCACGAGCTGGCCGACGAGCGCGAAGCCGCCCGGCAAGACGCCATTTCCGCGTACGATCCGCAAACACTGGCCGCCATTAACATGCCGCCGGAAAAACGCTCCTGCTTCCAAAAGCAGCTGGTGGCCGAGGCGGAAGAGTGGATCGATTCCCGCATTGCCCGCGCCTATCGGCGGTGCGATCCGGAAGAACGCAAGCTGTACGATCAGCAAATGGAAGAGCTCTCGAAGTTCGATTCCATTAAGCCCGAGCCGCTGCCCACGGCCATGTCGGTGACCGATGGAGACGGTGCGCCGCCGCCGACGTGCGTCCTCTCCGGCGGCAATTATTTGCGGCCAGGGCAAGAAGTGGCGCCCGGCTTTCCCGAATTTTTGGGCGCCAGCGAACCGGAAATTGCACCACCCGCCGGCACGTCGAATTCCACCGGCCGCCGCGGCGCACTTGCCGAATGGCTCACTCGAGCCGATAACCCCATGACCGCTCGTGTGATGATCAACCGGTTGTGGGCGAATCATTTCGGCCAGGGGATTGTCGCCACGCCGAACGATTTTGGCGCAATGGGAGGCAACCCGTCGCATCCGGAATTGCTCGATTGGCTGGCATACGAGTTCATTTCGGAGGGTTGGCATTTGAAGCCCATCCAACGGCTGATGGTGCTTTCGGCCACGTATTGCCAAGCGTCGAAAATCGATCCGTCCACTGCCGTGCATGCCGCGGCGCTGGCTGCCGATGCCGCCGACAACTTGCTGTGGCATACCCGTCGCCAACGGCTCGAAGGCGAAGAGCTTCGCGACGCCGAGCTGCAAGTTTCCAGTCAATTGAATTTGCGAATGTATGGCGACAGTGCCCATCCGGAATTGCCGCAAGTGTTGGAAGACACGAAGTACGGGTGGGATCCCGATCAAAAACCGGTCGACCGCAACCGTCGCTCCATTTACGTGCTGGCGCAGCGAAATATGCGATTGCCGCTCTTGGAAACATACGACCAGCCCGACATGCAAAACAGTTGTCCGCGGCGCACTTGCACCATTACTGCGCCGCAGGCGCTGGAAATGCTCAATGGCGAAGGAACCGAGGAAGCGGCCCGGCAGTGGAGCGCCAAATTACTGGCCGAGTGCGATCACGGGGACGGTCAGCTCGACGAAGCTAAGCTCGTCCGTACCGCGTACACTCAAGCGTTTGGGCGCCTGCCGCGAAAAAGCGAAATCAAAAATGCTGAAAAATTTGTCGAGGAGCAGGCGGCCACCATCGCCGAAGAATCAACCCCGCCGCTCGAAAAGCAACTTCCCACCCCACTGCCGGCTAAGTTCAACCGCGCCAAAGCGGCAGCCTTGGTCGATTTTTGCCACGCCTTAATGTGCAGCAACGAGTTTTTGTACGTCGATTGA
- a CDS encoding DUF1501 domain-containing protein, with protein sequence MPTIPHSPLPIPHYESAQSRRDFLFRAGGGFGALALWSLLSRDAISIARAGTDSALASDAAAAANAALNPLAPKSPMFAAKAKSVIWCFMDGGPSHLDLFDPKPTLSKLAGQPLPASFPRPETAMGKTANTPLMASQRKFKQYGQSGIWVSDWLPEIATCVDDMAVIRSCWADGLTHVGSVCEMNTGSILMGRPCVGAWVLYGLGTVCDNLPGYVVLTDYPQEPPGGARQWSTGFMPATYQGTKFRDGKTPILHVTPPAGITAARERGQLDFIQQLNRQHLAAGRSDDKDLEARIASYELAYRMQVAAPEATDISGETAETLALYGVDKPETAANGRNCLFARRLVERGVRFVQLYMGSGSKWDAHTDVEGNHAQYCKETDRPIAGLLKDLKRRGMLENTLVIWGGEFGRTPMSESGTGRDHNPYGFTMWMAGGGIKPGTVYGATDDVGLYAVENKAHVHDIHATVLSLLGLNHEQLTFQHLGRDERLTITSGTVIKDIIA encoded by the coding sequence ATGCCCACCATTCCCCATTCCCCACTCCCCATTCCGCACTACGAATCCGCTCAATCGCGCCGCGATTTCCTGTTTCGCGCCGGCGGCGGCTTCGGCGCGCTAGCCCTGTGGTCGCTATTGAGCCGCGATGCCATTTCCATCGCCCGCGCCGGAACCGATTCTGCACTGGCTTCCGATGCCGCCGCGGCTGCCAACGCCGCGCTCAATCCGCTGGCGCCCAAGTCGCCCATGTTTGCGGCCAAGGCGAAATCGGTCATTTGGTGCTTCATGGATGGCGGACCCAGCCATCTCGATTTGTTCGATCCTAAGCCCACACTTTCCAAACTGGCCGGCCAACCGCTGCCGGCGAGTTTTCCCCGACCGGAAACTGCCATGGGCAAAACGGCCAACACGCCGCTGATGGCCAGCCAGCGAAAATTCAAGCAATACGGCCAGTCGGGCATTTGGGTCAGCGATTGGCTCCCCGAAATTGCCACGTGCGTCGATGACATGGCCGTCATCCGTTCCTGCTGGGCCGATGGTCTTACCCATGTGGGCAGCGTGTGCGAAATGAACACCGGCAGCATTCTCATGGGCCGTCCCTGCGTGGGCGCATGGGTTTTGTACGGCCTGGGAACTGTGTGCGACAACTTGCCCGGCTACGTGGTGCTCACCGATTATCCGCAAGAGCCTCCCGGCGGCGCCCGACAATGGAGCACAGGCTTCATGCCCGCCACGTATCAGGGAACAAAATTTCGCGACGGCAAAACGCCGATTCTGCACGTCACTCCACCGGCCGGCATCACCGCTGCCCGCGAGCGCGGTCAGCTCGATTTCATTCAGCAGCTCAATCGTCAACATTTAGCGGCCGGCCGCAGCGACGATAAAGATTTGGAAGCCCGCATCGCTTCCTACGAACTGGCCTATCGCATGCAGGTGGCCGCTCCCGAAGCGACCGATATTTCCGGCGAAACGGCCGAAACGCTGGCACTGTACGGCGTCGATAAGCCCGAAACCGCCGCCAACGGCCGCAATTGCTTGTTCGCCCGCCGGCTGGTGGAGCGCGGCGTGCGCTTTGTGCAACTGTACATGGGCTCGGGCAGCAAGTGGGATGCCCATACCGACGTGGAAGGCAATCACGCTCAGTATTGCAAAGAAACCGATCGCCCCATTGCTGGGCTGCTCAAAGACCTGAAGCGCCGCGGCATGTTAGAAAACACGCTGGTCATTTGGGGCGGCGAATTTGGCCGCACGCCGATGAGCGAAAGCGGCACCGGCCGCGACCACAATCCGTACGGCTTTACCATGTGGATGGCCGGCGGCGGCATCAAGCCGGGCACCGTGTACGGCGCGACCGATGATGTAGGCCTGTACGCGGTGGAAAACAAAGCCCACGTCCACGATATTCACGCCACGGTATTGTCGCTGCTGGGTTTAAATCACGAGCAGCTCACGTTCCAACACCTGGGCCGCGACGAACGGCTAACCATCACCAGCGGCACGGTCATCAAAGACATCATCGCGTGA
- a CDS encoding NAD(P)H-hydrate epimerase: protein MLTLNRAQVREVDHRAIADYGLSGLVLMENAGRGAADVLCGLLAKSSGQSSEPSPLVGEGRVRGENSVAIVCGKGNNGVDGFVIARHLDLRRIGVKVLLLCNPSELRGDAAANFAIIQKTGLAIEVFAGQAESEFDQARFDAVLRGANFLVDAILGTGATGEPKSPYAEAIDQMNASGIPILAVDLPSGLDCDTGAAGKHTIRAAHTCTFVAAKPGFFVSGAEQYVGQIHVCDIGAPRRLIEEIAR, encoded by the coding sequence ATGCTCACGCTCAATCGGGCACAAGTTCGGGAAGTAGACCATCGCGCAATTGCCGATTACGGCCTAAGCGGATTGGTCCTGATGGAAAACGCCGGGCGCGGCGCAGCCGATGTGTTGTGTGGGCTGCTGGCCAAATCGTCAGGACAATCCAGCGAACCCTCTCCTCTTGTGGGAGAGGGCAGGGTGAGGGGTGAGAATTCCGTCGCCATTGTTTGCGGCAAGGGAAACAACGGCGTCGATGGTTTCGTAATTGCCCGGCATTTAGATTTGCGCCGCATCGGCGTGAAAGTCTTGCTGCTGTGTAATCCGAGCGAACTGCGCGGCGATGCCGCGGCGAATTTTGCGATTATCCAAAAGACGGGTTTGGCGATTGAAGTGTTTGCCGGCCAGGCGGAAAGCGAATTCGATCAGGCGCGATTCGATGCGGTTCTACGCGGCGCCAATTTTTTAGTGGATGCCATTTTGGGCACCGGCGCAACGGGGGAGCCGAAATCGCCCTATGCGGAAGCGATCGACCAGATGAACGCCAGCGGCATTCCGATCTTGGCCGTCGATTTGCCCAGCGGACTAGATTGTGACACCGGCGCGGCAGGAAAGCACACCATTCGCGCCGCCCACACATGCACGTTCGTGGCGGCCAAGCCAGGATTCTTTGTCAGCGGCGCGGAACAATACGTCGGCCAGATTCACGTCTGCGATATTGGCGCCCCGCGCAGATTGATTGAGGAAATTGCGCGATAG
- a CDS encoding zinc ribbon domain-containing protein, with protein MPIYEYNCPACESQFELLVRSSEKPACPQCGSKKLEKQLSVPAAHTAASKSALPVCESPAGGCGLPQCGGGSCGFGN; from the coding sequence ATGCCCATTTACGAATACAACTGCCCCGCCTGCGAGAGCCAGTTCGAGCTCTTGGTCCGCAGCAGCGAGAAACCCGCCTGCCCGCAGTGCGGATCGAAAAAGCTCGAAAAGCAACTCAGCGTGCCGGCCGCCCATACCGCAGCCTCCAAATCGGCATTGCCCGTTTGCGAATCTCCTGCCGGCGGTTGCGGCCTGCCCCAATGCGGCGGCGGTAGTTGTGGATTCGGCAATTGA
- the guaB gene encoding IMP dehydrogenase, with amino-acid sequence MPQKLVAQAITFDDVLLLPRYSEVVPAEVSVGTRLTRNIRLNIPLVSSPMDTVTESDMAIALAQEGGLGVIHKNMSVGQQTEEVDKVKRSANGIIFDPVTLPPTATVAKAREVMNQANISGVPIVASTGSLGARKPESSSASGPGSKKLIGIITRRDLRFLESSDTPISEIMTRQNLVTAQGTVTLAEAEKILMANKVEKLLLVDEDYTLTGLITIKDIDMQKRFPNACKDKLGRLRVGAAIGVHDYERAESLIGKAVDVLVVDSAHGHSANVIETVKNIKKRWEKIDVVAGNVATRQGAADLIAAGADAVKVGIGPGSICTTRVISGVGVPQITAIMDASSAAEAAGVPIIADGGIRYSGDITKAIAAGASLVMIGGLFAGTAESPGQQILYQGRTFKVYRGMGSLGAMVKGSSERYRQAVARGEEARSASKLVPEGVEGRVPFKGPLSTFVYQLVGGLKAGMGYLGARDIEELRKEAQFIQVSHASVRESHPHDIAITQEAPNYSAEYSGDE; translated from the coding sequence ATGCCCCAAAAACTCGTTGCCCAAGCCATCACGTTTGACGATGTGTTGTTGCTGCCGCGCTATAGCGAGGTGGTGCCGGCGGAGGTGAGTGTTGGCACGCGGCTGACGCGCAACATTCGGCTGAACATTCCGCTGGTCAGCTCGCCCATGGATACGGTCACGGAAAGCGACATGGCGATTGCCCTGGCGCAAGAGGGCGGCCTGGGGGTGATTCACAAGAACATGTCGGTCGGCCAGCAGACGGAAGAGGTCGACAAGGTGAAGCGCTCCGCCAATGGCATTATTTTCGATCCGGTAACGCTGCCGCCGACAGCAACGGTAGCGAAGGCGCGGGAGGTGATGAATCAGGCCAACATCTCCGGCGTGCCAATTGTTGCTAGCACAGGGTCTCTGGGGGCCAGGAAGCCCGAGTCTTCATCGGCCTCTGGCCCTGGCAGCAAAAAGCTCATTGGCATTATCACGCGGCGGGATTTGCGGTTTTTGGAGAGCAGCGACACGCCCATCAGCGAGATTATGACCCGTCAGAACCTGGTGACAGCACAGGGGACTGTAACGCTTGCGGAAGCTGAGAAGATTTTGATGGCAAATAAGGTCGAGAAACTTTTGCTGGTTGACGAAGATTATACGCTGACGGGCCTGATTACCATCAAAGACATCGACATGCAGAAGCGGTTCCCGAATGCTTGCAAAGACAAGCTGGGCCGCCTGCGCGTGGGAGCCGCGATTGGCGTCCACGATTACGAACGGGCCGAAAGCCTGATCGGCAAAGCGGTGGATGTGTTGGTGGTCGACAGTGCCCATGGCCATTCGGCCAATGTGATCGAGACAGTAAAGAACATCAAAAAACGATGGGAGAAAATCGATGTGGTCGCCGGGAACGTGGCGACCAGGCAAGGCGCGGCAGATTTAATTGCCGCCGGAGCTGATGCGGTGAAAGTGGGCATCGGGCCCGGTTCCATTTGCACCACGCGGGTCATTTCCGGAGTAGGCGTGCCGCAAATTACGGCCATTATGGATGCGTCCAGCGCAGCGGAAGCGGCGGGCGTGCCCATCATTGCCGACGGCGGCATTCGCTACAGCGGAGATATAACGAAAGCGATTGCAGCCGGGGCCAGTTTGGTCATGATCGGCGGATTGTTTGCCGGCACTGCGGAAAGCCCGGGCCAGCAAATTTTGTATCAAGGCCGAACGTTCAAGGTGTACCGGGGCATGGGTTCCCTGGGCGCCATGGTAAAAGGCTCGAGCGAGCGGTATCGACAAGCGGTGGCGCGCGGAGAGGAAGCTCGCAGCGCCAGCAAGTTAGTGCCGGAAGGTGTTGAAGGACGCGTGCCGTTCAAAGGGCCGCTGAGCACGTTTGTGTATCAGTTGGTGGGCGGATTGAAAGCGGGAATGGGTTATTTGGGCGCGCGCGACATTGAAGAGTTGCGCAAGGAAGCACAATTCATACAAGTTTCACACGCCAGTGTGCGGGAGAGTCATCCACATGACATCGCCATTACGCAGGAAGCACCAAACTACAGCGCAGAATATTCGGGAGACGAATGA
- a CDS encoding type II toxin-antitoxin system Phd/YefM family antitoxin, translating to MSTVSIEEAQAKLPELIAHLSPGEEVVITRNERPVATLVGPHSETSQPVFGRGRGKIEIVSDDNEHLEHFKDYLP from the coding sequence ATGTCCACCGTTTCCATCGAAGAAGCACAGGCAAAATTGCCGGAATTGATTGCGCACTTGTCGCCCGGCGAAGAAGTTGTCATTACGCGCAACGAGCGCCCCGTGGCAACGTTGGTGGGGCCGCACAGCGAAACGTCGCAGCCTGTTTTTGGTCGAGGCCGCGGCAAAATTGAAATCGTTTCCGACGATAACGAACACCTTGAGCACTTCAAGGATTATCTGCCGTGA
- a CDS encoding type II toxin-antitoxin system VapC family toxin, which translates to MRLLLDTHAWLWFYLGDTQLSDQARSQIVDPANTKLISPASYWELAIKISLGKYVLHEPFDQFVQHALIDNGFLILPIEPQHAAHVATLPFVPRHNDPFDRLLVAQAIVEQIPMISNDAAFDAYGITRIW; encoded by the coding sequence GTGAGGCTGCTGCTCGACACGCATGCCTGGCTGTGGTTTTATCTGGGCGACACACAATTGAGCGACCAGGCTCGGTCGCAGATCGTTGACCCAGCCAATACTAAACTGATCAGCCCTGCCAGTTATTGGGAACTGGCGATCAAAATCAGCTTGGGAAAATACGTGCTGCACGAGCCGTTTGATCAATTCGTTCAGCACGCTTTGATCGACAACGGATTTCTTATCCTTCCAATTGAGCCGCAACATGCGGCCCACGTGGCCACCTTGCCGTTCGTGCCACGCCACAACGATCCTTTTGATCGGCTGTTAGTTGCTCAGGCAATTGTCGAGCAAATACCTATGATCAGCAATGATGCCGCTTTCGATGCCTATGGCATTACTCGTATCTGGTGA
- a CDS encoding peptidylprolyl isomerase, whose amino-acid sequence MISRTTILASVFALACSASLLLAADDNKGTEQGAKSKLPRCYMDISADGKKLGRIVIELRPDVVPKTAENFRVLCTGEKGYGYKGSPFHRIIASFMCQGGDITSGDGYGGKSIYGKEFADENFTLKHTGPGDVSMANAGPNTNGSQFFISTVKNDFLDGKHVVFGKVVDGMDVVKKMEKFGGPPPDGKPTAKIVVDDCGVVK is encoded by the coding sequence ATGATTTCGCGGACAACAATTTTGGCCTCAGTATTCGCGCTGGCATGCAGCGCCTCGCTGCTGCTGGCGGCTGACGACAATAAAGGCACCGAGCAAGGAGCCAAGTCGAAGCTGCCCCGCTGCTACATGGACATTTCCGCCGACGGTAAAAAGCTGGGCCGCATTGTCATCGAGCTGCGGCCCGATGTGGTTCCCAAAACCGCCGAGAATTTCCGCGTGCTGTGCACCGGCGAAAAAGGTTACGGTTATAAAGGCAGCCCATTCCATCGCATTATCGCCAGCTTCATGTGCCAAGGTGGCGATATCACCAGCGGCGATGGTTACGGCGGCAAATCGATTTACGGCAAGGAGTTCGCCGACGAAAACTTCACGCTCAAGCACACCGGCCCGGGCGATGTCAGCATGGCCAATGCCGGACCCAACACCAACGGCTCGCAGTTTTTCATCTCGACGGTGAAAAACGATTTTCTCGACGGCAAGCACGTGGTGTTCGGCAAAGTGGTCGACGGCATGGACGTGGTGAAAAAGATGGAAAAGTTCGGCGGCCCGCCCCCGGACGGCAAGCCAACCGCCAAAATTGTCGTTGACGATTGCGGCGTAGTGAAATAA
- a CDS encoding PilT/PilU family type 4a pilus ATPase, which translates to MATALTIERLLLKMKETQASDLHIKVGSAPIYRIASKLLHVDVGELTAEDTHQLLWPLVPESLRSRIDAEGGVDFSHQPAAGERYRCSVFRSGGALHAAIRRVNPQVPSFEDLHLPKVYEQFTSDAHDGLIIICGVTGSGKSSTLAAMLEHINVHRQCNILTIEDPVEYAFHSKQSYFSQREIGIDVPDFPTALRSAVRQDPDVMMIGELRDRETILAGIQAAETGHLVFVTLHSADTMQAFARMLEFFDAKDHHFIRTSLASSLRAVAAQRLVPTIKPDVHRVPATEVLLNNSTVAERIREGRDEELPAVITGSEQDGMHDFNSSLYRLVHEEWIDPHIAEQFAPHPGALRSRLHGIEVKADNLISKFHS; encoded by the coding sequence ATGGCCACGGCTTTGACCATCGAGCGGCTCCTGTTGAAAATGAAGGAAACGCAGGCTTCCGACCTGCACATTAAGGTGGGCTCTGCGCCCATCTATCGCATTGCCTCGAAGCTGCTGCATGTCGATGTCGGCGAGCTGACGGCCGAAGACACGCATCAATTGCTCTGGCCGCTGGTGCCGGAAAGCTTGCGCAGCCGCATCGATGCCGAAGGGGGCGTCGATTTTTCCCATCAGCCGGCGGCCGGAGAGCGCTATCGTTGCAGCGTGTTCCGCTCCGGCGGCGCCCTGCATGCGGCCATTCGCCGCGTGAATCCGCAAGTGCCCAGCTTTGAAGACTTGCACTTGCCCAAAGTGTACGAGCAATTCACCAGCGATGCCCACGATGGGTTGATCATCATTTGCGGCGTCACCGGCAGCGGCAAATCGTCGACGTTGGCCGCCATGCTGGAGCACATTAATGTGCACCGGCAATGCAACATTCTGACGATTGAAGACCCGGTGGAATATGCGTTCCACTCCAAGCAATCGTATTTCAGCCAGCGCGAAATCGGCATCGACGTGCCCGATTTTCCCACCGCCTTGCGCAGCGCCGTGCGGCAAGATCCCGACGTGATGATGATTGGCGAATTGCGCGACCGCGAAACCATTCTGGCCGGCATTCAGGCGGCCGAAACCGGCCACCTGGTGTTCGTCACGCTGCACAGCGCCGACACCATGCAGGCGTTTGCCCGGATGTTGGAATTTTTCGACGCCAAAGATCACCACTTCATTCGCACCAGCTTGGCGTCCAGCCTGCGCGCAGTGGCGGCCCAGCGCTTGGTGCCAACCATCAAGCCTGACGTGCATCGCGTGCCGGCCACGGAGGTGCTGCTGAATAACAGCACGGTGGCGGAGCGCATTCGCGAAGGGCGAGACGAAGAGCTTCCCGCCGTCATCACCGGCTCCGAGCAGGACGGCATGCACGATTTCAACAGCAGCCTGTACCGGCTGGTGCACGAAGAATGGATCGATCCGCACATCGCCGAGCAATTTGCTCCGCATCCGGGCGCGCTGCGTTCCCGTTTGCACGGCATCGAAGTCAAGGCAGATAATCTGATTTCCAAATTCCATAGCTAG